The nucleotide window GCAGGCCAGAGTAGTGGAGGAAGACATCAAACACCTCCATGTTCTCCAGCACCTCATCTCGGTCCAGGATATCAGCTGCGAGCTTGGTACGCGCTGTCATGTAGTCAGAATTATAAAAGCAGGCCTCAGCAAAGGAATGTCTGTCAAAATGCCCATCTCTCAGGAAGTCAGTGCTGGAGGATGCTGTCTGCTCACCACGGTACACCAGCGCAGGGTTGAACTCCTGGAAATGCACAGGGAAAAAGACTTGCCAATTGCTGATGGTATTCATGCGGCAACGGTTCAGAAACTCCATGTTGATTTCTGTCCAGACGCTGGCCAAGAAAAACAGTGTGTCCACAGGGTGCTTCTTTGAGACTATATCCATGAGCTTCACTTGCGATGGCACCTCCGTTTTAACACTAATCCACGGGATTTTAACTTCCGCATAGCGTTTCTCTAACTCTCCTACCATGGCTTTGACTCCAGCAAAAACATCCACCTGACCGACTCTCTGGGCATCATAGGGATGGTAGATAAAAAGCAAAGTCAGCAAGGCATTATCATGTGTGTCCAGTGTGTTCATAGCAAACATATCCAGGAAGTTTGCTACAAAGTCCAGGTCCTGCACTGTCAAGGGAAGCACCAATTGCACCCGTGTGGCTTCTGTCACATATGGCATGGGAATAATTTCCACCTTACTTAAGGGTCGGACCAAGCTCACTCGCTTGGCCAGAACATGACTGTGACCCTTCTGGGTGGCAGCCTCCAGGAGCAGGTCCAGGGTGTATTCCATGCCCCGCGTGGGGTCGAAGCGCCGGTAGCCGTTCAGCAGCTGCCGCTTGCTGAAGCGAAGCAGGGGCTGATAGAGACGGTTCAGCTGCTCCACTGCAGACTCAATGATTTCGCTGACATCTGCCTTACTGGCTCCGGAGAGCTCGCATTTTGGGGAGCCATCGGGACAGGAGAAGAGGTGCTGTTCCGTGAAGTAGTCCCAGCTGATCACCTCAAAACGGGACTTTGGAAGGAAAGGGGCATTAATGCCCACAGGCCAGGTCACACCTGCCTCACCTGCAGGGGTCAGTGCTGTCAGGTTCCTGATCTGCATCTGTGCAAAGAGAGAGCACAAACTGATCGCCACTATGTTCTCAAAGAGATCCAAGTCAGCTCCTCCCCAGGCCCACCTCAACCCCTACAACTGTACATGGGCAGAGTCACACCAGGAGTTTTGGGCAACCTGGTATCAGGAGGTCTATTTCTGAGACAAGGGACTATAGCCTGTGTCTGACTGACAGTTGCCCACAAACAGAAGCAATGATCTTCCTCCAACAATgatcttttctccttcctgaaaatgaaggaaatcCTCCATTTGATCAAGGAATTTTGGCAGGTAGCCCTCACCACATACCTGGAGGTCCTGGATCTCCTGATAGACTCTGTCCAGCTGGATCCTGCTGAACTGCTTGTGCAGCCGGTACATCAGGGTCATGTCAGAAACAGGGTGCACCGCAAGAGCTGCTTGGAAgtcctcttcttcttccttctccagtTCAGTATTCTTGGCTAATTCATAAGTGTGATAATGCTGGCCCTGAAGCAGACAAAAGCCAGAAAGACTGGCATGGAACTTGAGTTCACAGAGGAGCTTTTCCTCACCCCATACACACACCTGCCCCTCTTTCCACACTGACTGTGGTTCCCATAAAAAAAAAGCGGCGAGTTGTACCTCCCACCTGCACTGCATTCCCACTTGCTCCTCAGTACCAACATACCCTTTATTGTGCCCTCAAAAACCTGTGAATCAGCCCTGCTAGAAAGGCTGAAAATTAAACCCCGTGTGTTCTCTCTCCCTCAACATTCCAGCTGTGATTCTGGGCCCCCCTGCCAATGCTGCCATAGCACAGAGcccttccttcctctgcaaCTCACAGCAGCAACTCACGAAAAGCTACTTGGCTATGCAGTAGAGAATTAATCAGATTCTGGGCTTTGTCAGGCTCAGCTAATACAAAACCTGAGCAGGGAGGCAGTACCTGGAGCTGGGAAACACAAGTGATGCCAAGGAAATCAATGATGCAACGACCTAGCCACTCATCTGGGCGCACGCTGAGGATCTCATTGCGACAGCTGTCCAGGTGTGGGTGGAGCTTGAGCAAGAGGCTACGGGACAGCAGGTAGCCAAAGCCCCCGTGACAGTAGCGGGCCTGCTCATCTCCCCCGATGAACTCCTCCGCTCGCCCCAGGTACACATCTTGGTTAATACTCAGGTGTGTCACCAGAGCCTTGACCTGCTCAGCTTGGGCATAGGTGTCATCCTGCATGATGTAGAACCAGTCATAGTCAGAACCAAAATGCTGATGGATATAGTTCATGGTCTCATACATGAGCCAAATGGGCCTCTCGTCGCCGTGGGCCACCAGCACCATGCCATGGGGCACCTTGGCACTGCGCAGCCCGGTGAAGTAGAGCAGGCGTGGGAAGTGGTGGGCCACGGTCTTGTTCACTGCCACTGCCAACGTGTTCAGCGTGGCCTTGGAGGTCAGCACAGCCACAAACAGTCTCTCATGGAATCCCAATTCTGTCTGAATGTAGCGAGTTCTGTAAAGGAAGTACATACCTACATGACAAacagctggaggaaaaaaaaagatcaaagaaTGATTGTAACTTGGGACAAGTCATTAAATGCTGGAATCTACCCAGGCTGAAAAATTCAAGCCTAGTCATAGAGGTTGAAGAGAAGACTCACTAGTGAAAATCCCATTTTGTAAAAACACTTGCTTCTTTCAAGGTAGCTACAATCTCACATTTTCTATCTGAGCTAGAAAACTGTGCCAGtgtagttaaaataaaaataccacagAGCTAACCACTTGGACCTTAGTACATGCTGCAGCTTAGCAGGTGTGCTAAACAAAAACACTGGAATGATTATTAAGGAGTCTCTAGTGCTGGTGGCTGAGGTTTGCTGGGGTATCCCAGCTGCACATGGGGCCCTGGGTGCTGGGAGATCACCAGGCCATGAACCAGCAATGGGTGGTGGTCTTTGGCCTCACAAACAGCACAAAGCACTGCAGGACCCAGTGAACAATGAGGAGACTCCAGACCAAAACCCACCACTGCACCAAGGGGCACATGAGGAAACAGAAGAAGCGAACAGACTGTGAGGGTGCAAAAGTCCAGGGCTCCCTTTGTTCAGCGTCCCTCTGCAGAGGCACCACCCTGAACTGTTATGATGTTGCTACACCCTAAGTGAAATACTAAGAGAAACCAAAGAGACTCTTCTACAGGAAACCTGGGGCCAAGGAAACTTGTCTGGCAGTATGAGTGTGGTGTGTGGGAGGAGCTGAACAAGGCACCTCTTGGGTCACCAGAGCTGCAAAGGAGCCTTggtcccagcagggacagcccagggcagggacagtgAGATACCCAGAGTGGCTCCTGGATGGTCAGGCAGGAAAATTTCCTTAACACATACACTACGATTACTTGGCCAGAATTTTCCTAACAAGTAGACCGGCTAAAATAAGTTTTCAAGAATAATTTAACATGTTCTATTAAACATAAGtaacaaaacaacccccaaatCTCTGAATGGTTTGGGGCAGAAGAGACCTTTAGCATTATCTAGTTCCAAAAtcctgccacaggcagagacatcttccactagaccagggtgctccaagccctgtccaacccaGCCTAcgacactcccagggatgggacagccacagcttctctgggtaactTGTGCCAGTGCTTTGCCATCCTCACAGGAAAGACTTTCTTCCCaatacctaatctaaacctagTGCCCTTCAGTTTGAAGTCATCCCCTCTTGTCCCGTCACTCCACGTCCTTGTTAAACAGCCTCTCCATCCTTGGCTGCTCCCTTTGTGGTGCTGTAAGGCTGCAGCTAGAGCACTGTGAAgcttcttttctccagactgaacaattCAAGTTCTCTCAACCTTTCCTCCACCCCTCTAATCATCTTGGTGGCTTGCTTTGGATTCACTCCAACAAGCTGATGTCCTTTTTGTGTGGGggaccccagggctggatgctgcATTACAGGTG belongs to Taeniopygia guttata chromosome 2, bTaeGut7.mat, whole genome shotgun sequence and includes:
- the CHPF2 gene encoding chondroitin sulfate glucuronyltransferase isoform X2; the protein is MYFLYRTRYIQTELGFHERLFVAVLTSKATLNTLAVAVNKTVAHHFPRLLYFTGLRSAKVPHGMVLVAHGDERPIWLMYETMNYIHQHFGSDYDWFYIMQDDTYAQAEQVKALVTHLSINQDVYLGRAEEFIGGDEQARYCHGGFGYLLSRSLLLKLHPHLDSCRNEILSVRPDEWLGRCIIDFLGITCVSQLQGQHYHTYELAKNTELEKEEEEDFQAALAVHPVSDMTLMYRLHKQFSRIQLDRVYQEIQDLQMQIRNLTALTPAGEAGVTWPVGINAPFLPKSRFEVISWDYFTEQHLFSCPDGSPKCELSGASKADVSEIIESAVEQLNRLYQPLLRFSKRQLLNGYRRFDPTRGMEYTLDLLLEAATQKGHSHVLAKRVSLVRPLSKVEIIPMPYVTEATRVQLVLPLTVQDLDFVANFLDMFAMNTLDTHDNALLTLLFIYHPYDAQRVGQVDVFAGVKAMVGELEKRYAEVKIPWISVKTEVPSQVKLMDIVSKKHPVDTLFFLASVWTEINMEFLNRCRMNTISNWQVFFPVHFQEFNPALVYRGEQTASSSTDFLRDGHFDRHSFAEACFYNSDYMTARTKLAADILDRDEVLENMEVFDVFLHYSGLHVFRAVEPGLVQKYTLRSCNPRLSEELYHRCVLSNLEGLASRSHLAMALFEQEQANST
- the CHPF2 gene encoding chondroitin sulfate glucuronyltransferase isoform X1 → MRLGAVLSALRPALPLLLGLSLGCSLSLLRASWSHGAAEERCLAPGPPAPPARGAPPEAAEGRPGPGHEDFRPRIVPYYRDPNKPYKKVLRTRYIQTELGFHERLFVAVLTSKATLNTLAVAVNKTVAHHFPRLLYFTGLRSAKVPHGMVLVAHGDERPIWLMYETMNYIHQHFGSDYDWFYIMQDDTYAQAEQVKALVTHLSINQDVYLGRAEEFIGGDEQARYCHGGFGYLLSRSLLLKLHPHLDSCRNEILSVRPDEWLGRCIIDFLGITCVSQLQGQHYHTYELAKNTELEKEEEEDFQAALAVHPVSDMTLMYRLHKQFSRIQLDRVYQEIQDLQMQIRNLTALTPAGEAGVTWPVGINAPFLPKSRFEVISWDYFTEQHLFSCPDGSPKCELSGASKADVSEIIESAVEQLNRLYQPLLRFSKRQLLNGYRRFDPTRGMEYTLDLLLEAATQKGHSHVLAKRVSLVRPLSKVEIIPMPYVTEATRVQLVLPLTVQDLDFVANFLDMFAMNTLDTHDNALLTLLFIYHPYDAQRVGQVDVFAGVKAMVGELEKRYAEVKIPWISVKTEVPSQVKLMDIVSKKHPVDTLFFLASVWTEINMEFLNRCRMNTISNWQVFFPVHFQEFNPALVYRGEQTASSSTDFLRDGHFDRHSFAEACFYNSDYMTARTKLAADILDRDEVLENMEVFDVFLHYSGLHVFRAVEPGLVQKYTLRSCNPRLSEELYHRCVLSNLEGLASRSHLAMALFEQEQANST